The following coding sequences lie in one Silene latifolia isolate original U9 population chromosome 5, ASM4854445v1, whole genome shotgun sequence genomic window:
- the LOC141655370 gene encoding protein FAR-RED IMPAIRED RESPONSE 1-like has protein sequence MEKSRKEELNIGARKTYRMCKELVKGFENIGASLNDFKNCQRDIKCFIHERDGQLFIDRFKCMVETEPGFYFDYDVDEDGSLRMAIWADGIARRNYATFGDTVSYDPTYSTNKYSMVFTPFTGVDNHQRSITFCCKIIAKENHESFKWVFERFLIPMGGKEPEYIITDQDPGIIKYFPLVFKTARHRFCMWHIMNNVTTKYGSTRNDYQNFLNKLNAIIWDDDLEADEFDGKWLEIMGQHEVADVDWFTECYSKRRQWVMAHCKDLKIGAIMRTTQRSESENSFFKMFEHKSGTLVEFLMRFESAMEQQKYNRRDLTTKTVIKP, from the exons ATGGAGAAAAGCAGGAAAGAAGAG CTGAATATAGGAGCAAGGAAGACTTACAGAATGTGTAAGGAACTTGTTAAGGGGTTCGAGAATATTGGAGCTAGTTTGAACGACTTCAAGAATTGTCAGAGAGACATTAAGTGTTTCATTCATGAAAGGGACGGACAACTTTTCATTGATCGTTTCAAGTGCATGGTAGAAACTGAGCCAGGTTTCTACTTCGACTATGATGTTGACGAAGATGGTAGTCTGCGTATGGCAATTTGGGCAGATGGTATTGCTAGGAGGAACTATGCTACCTTTGGTGATACCGTTTCTTACGACCCTACTTACTCTACCAACAAGTACTCGATGGTTTTCACCCCATTCACTGGGGTTGATAACCATCAACGATCAATAACCTTTTGTTGTAAAATTATTGCTAAAGAAAATCATGAATCGTTTAAATGGGTTTTCGAAAGGTTTCTCATTCCAATGGGGGGTAAGGAACCAGAGTATATAATAACCGATCAGGATCCGGGAATTATTAAATATTTTCCCCTTGTTTTTAAGACCGCAAGACATAGGTtttgtatgtggcatattatgAATAATGTGACTACTAAGTATGGAAGCACGAGGAACGATTACCAGAATTTCTTAAACAAATTAAATGCTATTATATGGGACGATGATCTTGAAGCGGATGAGTTTGATGGTAAGTGGTTGGAAATAATGGGTCAACACGAAGTTGCTGACGTTGATTGGTTTACTGAATGCTACTCTAAAAGAAGGCAGTGGGTGATGGCCCATTGTAAAGACTTGAAAATAGGGGCTATCATGAGGACTACTCAGAGGTCGGAGAGTGAGAACAGTTTTTTTAAGATGTTTGAGCACAAATCTGGTACTTTGGTTGAGTTTCTGATGCGCTTTGAAAGCGCTATGGAACAACAAAAGTACAATCGAAGAGACTTGACAACGAAAACCGTAATAAAACCCTAA